In Bacillus sp. DX3.1, the following proteins share a genomic window:
- a CDS encoding CarD family transcriptional regulator, giving the protein MFQIGDNIVYPMHGAGIIKAIEEKEILGEKQQYYVIKMSISNMQVMIPTGKILSSSIRPVTDRVALKHIIHIFQHGESDRSLLWKQRYKLNTEKIKTGKIQEGAEVVRDLMRMKKEKALHGSEKTMLDNAHGFLMSELELIEGITENQMKSFCQSSL; this is encoded by the coding sequence TTGTTTCAAATTGGCGATAACATTGTTTATCCAATGCACGGAGCAGGTATAATTAAAGCTATAGAAGAAAAGGAAATATTAGGAGAAAAACAGCAGTATTATGTTATAAAAATGTCAATCAGTAATATGCAAGTAATGATTCCTACGGGTAAAATATTGAGTTCAAGTATACGCCCGGTTACTGATAGGGTTGCATTAAAACACATAATACACATTTTTCAGCATGGAGAATCAGATAGATCACTTTTGTGGAAGCAAAGGTATAAATTGAATACAGAAAAAATAAAAACAGGTAAAATACAAGAAGGTGCTGAAGTTGTACGTGATTTAATGCGTATGAAGAAAGAAAAAGCACTTCATGGAAGCGAAAAAACAATGTTGGATAATGCGCATGGATTTTTGATGAGTGAACTGGAATTAATTGAAGGGATCACGGAAAATCAGATGAAAAGCTTCTGTCAAAGTTCATTATAG